Sequence from the Candidatus Neomarinimicrobiota bacterium genome:
GGGAGCCATTTCGGCGAAACAGCTTGGACCGGAGGAAGTGACCGCCATTGGTGTCATTGGTACGGGTATCCAGGCGAGACTGCAGGTTGAATATTTGGACGGCGTGGTAGAGTGCAAGGAGGTGGCGGTGTGGGGCCGCACACCTGAAAAGGTGGCACTTTATAAAAGCGATATGACGTCCAAAGGTTACACCGTTACCATTTGTGATTCACCAGCGGAGGTGGCTCAGCAGAGCAATCTTATTGTTACCACCACACCGGCTACCCAACCGCTGCTTAGCGCTACTGACATTTCTCACGGTACACACATCACCGCCATGGGGTCTGACACCCACGAAAAGCGGGAACTGGATGGTGCCATTCTGGCCAATGCGGATCTGGTAGTGGCGGACAGTATTCCACAGTGCCGGGAGCGGGGAGAGATCGCATGGTGCCTGCGGGAAGGGACTGTTTCGGAAGGAGAGTTGGTGGAGTTAGGGAGTATCATTAGCGGCAAGTCACCAGGCAGGACCTCCGGTGAT
This genomic interval carries:
- a CDS encoding ornithine cyclodeaminase family protein, translating into MPLIEEGFVAYSDGRSVVPPVGELVFKDPPGDVHIKYGYIQGDEYYCIKIASGFYQNEKLGLPGGSGMMLLFRQKTGEPVCVLHDEAFLTDVRTAVAGAISAKQLGPEEVTAIGVIGTGIQARLQVEYLDGVVECKEVAVWGRTPEKVALYKSDMTSKGYTVTICDSPAEVAQQSNLIVTTTPATQPLLSATDISHGTHITAMGSDTHEKRELDGAILANADLVVADSIPQCRERGEIAWCLREGTVSEGELVELGSIISGKSPGRTSGDQITVADLTGVAVQDIQIATAVYEALEN